In the genome of Telluria mixta, the window GCGGACAACCTCATGAAGTGGATCCAGTATCCACGCCAGGTGGTCCCGAACACCGCGATGCCGGAGCTGGGCGTCACGCCAGCGGAGGCGCGCGACATGGCTGCTTATCTGTATAGCCAATAGGAGTCGAATGTTCGAACAGACGGAACAACAGGTGCGCGCCTGGGTGGAGTGGCTGCGCCTGCTGGTGGAAGCAATGGGGGCGTGCGTGATCGCGGCCGGTGTCGTGATCGTCATCGTGGGGCTCGTGCGCTATGCGCTGGCCAGGGGCAGCAGCTTCATCCCGATCCGGCTCGCGTTCGCGCGCTATCTCACGCTCGCGCTGGAATTGCAGCTGGCGGCCGACGTCCTGTCGACGTCCGTGGCGCCGACGTGGGACCGCATCGGCAAGCTGGCCGCCATCGCCGTGATCCGGACGGCGCTGAACTACTTCCTCAACCGCGAAATGAAGGAGGAAGCAGCCGGCGCAGAGCCGTCCCCTGCTAAGCCGTCGGCCTGATGCCTGGTCCAGGTCCTTACGCGCCGAGCGTAAGCACCATCGCCTGTTCGAACGTCGTCCGGCCCGGCATCGGCACGGGCGCGCCCACGTCGACGAACCCCATGCGGCGGTAAAGCCGCGCCGCCGCGCCGTCGCCGGCCGTCACGTCGAGCCGGACTTCCGACGCCTTGCGTGCGCGCGCCCACGTGATCGCGGCGTCCAGCAGCGCGGCACCGACGCCGCGTCCGCGCGCCTCGGGCGCGACCCATACCTGGTACACGCTGGCGTGCGCGCCTTCCATCTTGACCCAGGCCAGCCCGACGGGCGTGCCGTCCACCTCCATCGCGAACGGCCAGCCCTGCAGGTGCGACCCGAGCGCGGGCGCGGCCAGGCGCGCGGCCCAGATGTCGTCCGTGCGTTGCGATTCCTCGGCATGGGTGCTGCCGAATGCCTGGGGAGAATCGGCCAGCGCGCGCAGGCGCAGGTCGCGGTAGATGGGCCAGTCGTCGGGGTGCAGGGTGCGGATGGCGGGCATGTCGGGGTCCGGTGATGGGGAACGACGATCATAATGGAAAATCGCATGAGCAAGTGCGAAAAGCTTCGTTGTCACAGTCGCCCTGGAACCCTAAGCTTGGGCCATCGACAACAAGAACTGTCCATGACCATGTCCGCCGTACTGCAAACCCGCCAGCACTTCGACGTCACCCCGTTCGACGCACCGCTCGGCGCCGAGGTCGTCGGCCTCGACCTGTCCCTCCCGCTCGACGCTGAAGATTTCAATCGCCTGCATCGTGCCCACCTGGCGCACCACGTGCTCGTGTTCCGCGAACAGCACATCACGCCCGCGCAGCAGGCGGCGTTCAGCCGCCGCTGGGGCCCGCTGCAGATCCACGTGCTGCGCCAGTTCCAGCTGCCGTCGCAGCCCGAGGTGCTCGTCGTCTCCAACATCCGCGAAAACGGCCAGCCCATCGGCCTGGGCGATGCCGGCCACTTCTGGCATTCCGACCTGTCGTACAAGGACAAGCCCAGCCTCGGCTCGATGCTGCACGCGCAGGAATTGCCGGCCACCGGCGGCGACACGCTGTTTGCCAACCAGCACACGGCATGGGAGCGCCTGCCGGGCTATCTGCAGCGCGCCGTGCGCCACGCGAAAGCGGAGCACAGCTACCTGGCCCGCTACGCCGACCTGCAGAAAAAGAATCCCTGGCGCCCGAACCTCACGCAGGCCCAGATCGACGAAGTGAAACCCGTCGTGCAGCCGGTCGTGCGCACGCACCCGGAAACGGGCCGCCTCGCGCTGTTCGTCAGCGAGCATTTCACGACGAAGATCGTCGGCATGTCGGACGACGAAAGCCGTGCGCTGCTCGCCGAACTGTTCGACCACAGCACGCGCGCGGAGCACGTGTACCGGCACCGCTGGCAGCCGCATGACATGGTCTTCTGGGACAACCGTTCCGTCATGCACCTGGCGGCCGGCTGTCCGGACGACCAGCGCCGCAAGCTGTACCGCACCACCATCGAGGGCGACGCCCCGTACTGAACCCGAATAAAGACCACCCCCATGCGTAAACCGTTCTACCAGTTCGCCGCCGCCCTCGGCCTCGCTTCCCTCGTCGCCGCCGCGCCCGCCCATGCGGAAGGCAAGCTGCGCGTCGCCCAGCAGTTCGGCATCACCTATCTGCTGCTGAACGTCGCGCAAGACCAGAAGCTCATCGAAAAACATGGCCAGAAACAGGGCGTGCCCGTTTCGGTCGAGTGGGTCCAGCTCTCGGGCGGCAATGCCGTCAACGATGCGCTGCTGTCCGGCTCCATCGACGTGGCCGGCGCCGGCGTCGGCCCGCTGCTCACGATCTGGGACCGCACGGCGGGCCGCCAGAACGTGAAAGGCGTCGCTTCGCTCGGCAATTATCCGTACTACCTCGTGTCGACGAACCCGGACGTCAAGACGATCGCCGACTTCTCCGACAAGGACCGCATCGCGCTGCCGGCCGTCACCGTGTCGGTGCAGGCCCGCTTCCTGCAAATGGCCGCCGCGAAGCGCTGGGGCACGGGCGAGTATGCGCGCCTGGACCGCTACACGCAGACGCTCCCGCATCCGGACGCCGCGGCCGCCGTCGTCGCGGGCCGCACGGAGATCAACGGCCACTTCGCCACGCCGCCGTTCCAGGAACAGGAACTGGCTGGCAATCCGAAGGCGCACATCGTGCTGAATTCGTACGACGTGCTGGGCGGCCCGAGCTCCGGCACCGTGCTGTACGCCACCGAGAAATACGTGAAGGAGAATCCGAAGACGACACGCGCCTTCATCGACGCGCTGGCCGAGGCGGCCGACATCGCGACGAAGAATCCGGAACTGGCGGCCGACGCCTACCTGCGGGTGACGAAGGCGAAGATCGACCGCGCCTTCCTCGTCAAGATCCTGAAGAACCCGCAGTTCCAGTACAAGGTCGCGCCGACGAACACGTACGGCCTCGCGCAATTCCTGTTCCAGGCGGGCGCCATCAAGAAGCAGCCGGCGACGTGGCGCGACTACTTTTTCGACCACCCGGCGCTGGCGTCGGGCAGCTGAGGACACCGTCATGAACGTGCTCCCGTTCCAGGTCGTGCCCAACGCACCGCTGCTGCGGGCGCAGGGCGTGACCATCGAGTACCCGGCCGCGCAGGGCGTGGTCCAGGCCACGCACGACGTCAGCTTCGACGTGTGGCGCGGCGACCGCTTCGTGCTGCTGGGGCCTTCCGGCTGCGGCAAGTCGACGTTGCTGAAGGCCGTCGGCGGCTTCATCGCGCCGCGCGCCGGCAGCCTGCAACTGGACGGTCGCGACATCACGGGGCCGGGCCGCGACCGCATCGTCGTGTTCCAGGAATTCGACCAGCTGGCGCCGTGGAAGACGGTACGCCAGAACGTCATGTTCCCGCTGCTGGCCGGGAAGATGCCGAAGCGCGAGGCCGAGGCGCGTGCGCTGTACTGGATCGGGAAGGTCGGCCTGTCGCGCTTCCTGGACGCCTATCCGCATACCCTGTCGGGCGGGATGAAGGCGCGCGTCGCCATCGCGCGGGCGCTGGCGATGCAGCCGGAGATCCTGTTGATGGACGAGCCGTTCGCGGCGCTCGACGCGCTCACGCGCCGGCGCATGCACGAGGAGTTGCAGGCGCTGTGGGAAGAAGTCCGCTTCACGATGCTGTTCGTGACCCATTCGATCGAGGAAGCGCTCGTCGTCGGCAACCGCATCCTGCTGCTGTCGCCGCATCCGGGCCGCGTGCGCGCGGAGCTCAACAGCCACCAGTTCGGGCTGCACAGCGCGGGCGGCGCCGAGTTCCAGGCCACCGCGGGCCGCATCCACGACCTGCTGTTCGGCGGTGGCGACGTGGCGGACGAACCGGCGCGGGCGGTGCAATCGTGAGCGCCGTCCTGAGGAACGAGCCGCCCGTGCGGCCGGAATACGTGCTGCCGCTCCTGCCGGCGCCCGCCGACGCGGCACCGCGCCCGTATCCGCTGGCGCTGCGGCTGTGGCGTTCGGGCTGGCCGCGCAAGCTCGTGCTGCTGGCCGTGCTGGCCATCGTATGGGAGCTGGCTGCGCGCTGGGCCGGCAACGACCTGCTGCTGCCGGGCTTCGTGCAAACGGCGCGCGCGCTGGGCGACGGCGTCGTCTCGGGCGAACTGCCGCGCTACGTGGGCGTGTCGCTGTGGACGCTGCTGCAGGGGTATGCGGCCGGCGTGGTGGGGGCGTTCGTGCTCACGACCCTGGCCATGTCCACCCGAATCGGGCGCGACGTGCTGGAGACGTTGACGGCGATGCTGAACCCGTTGCCAGCCATCGCGCTGCTGCCGCTGGCGCTGCTGTGGTTCGGCCTGGGGCAGGGGAGCCTGGTCTTCGTGCTGATGCATTCCGTGCTGTGGCCCCTCGCGCTGGCGACGTACGCGGGCTTTCGCGCCGTTCCGGAGACCCTGCGCATGGCCGGCCGCAACTACGGCCTCGGGCCGCTGGCCATCGTCACGCAGATCCTCGTGCCGGCCGCGCTGCCCGCGATCCTGTCGGGCCTCAAGATCGGCTGGGCGTTCGCGTGGCGCACGCTGATCGCGGCAGAACTGGTGTTCGGCACGACGTCCGGCAAGGGCGGTCTCGGGTGGTATATCTACCAGAGCCGCAACGAACTGTTCACCGACCGCGTCTTCGCGGGACTGGCCGCCGTCATCGCGATCGGCCTGCTGTTCGAGCACCTCGTGTTCCAGTCGGTGGAACGGCTGACGATCCGGCGCTGGGGCATGCAACGATGACAACGTTTGCGCGCGGACGCGGGATCGGTTAGCATCCGCGGGATGACTTTCCTGAACGTTCCCTACGCAGAAAAAGACGAGGCCCGCGCCCTCGGCGCCCGCTGGAACCCCGGCCGCAAGCGCTGGTACGTGCCCACGGGCGTCGCGCTCGAACCTTTCCAGAAATGGCTGAAGGAGGGCGCGTCCACCGGACGCACCGATTCGGCCGCCGCCAAGCTGATGGTCGGCGCCAACTACGTCGAACTGGACCACGCCTGCAATCCGTTCGAGCCCTGCGCCGAGTGCGCGAAGGCGCTCGCCGGCACGCCTTGGGAACAGGCGCGCGCGGCACTCTCCAGGCGTTAAAGCCGGGCGAGCACGCCCAGCACGGCCAGGCTCATGGCCCGGGCGGCCGTCTTGATGGACGGTTCCGGCACGGGCGCATAGTACGGCGAATGGTTGAACGCGAGCGGCTTGCCGCCCGCGCGCTGTGCCTCGGCCACGACTTCCGGCGCGTACACGCCCGTGAAGAAGAACATCGACGGGATCCCCTCGTTGGCGTAGACCGAAAAATCCTCGCTGGCCGTCATCGCGGGCATGCGCACCGCGTTCTTCGCGCCGAACGCGTCCTGGAAGATGGCTTCCGTGCGGCGTACGAGCGCGGCGTCGTTGACGATGGCGGCGCCGCCCGGAATCAGGCGCACGTCGGGCGCCGGCGCGTCTGCCATCGCGGCCGACGCGTTGGCCACGCGGCGCACGCCGTCCAGCAGTTTCGTCCGCACCTCCGGGCTGTACGAGCGGATCGTGCCCCGCACCTGCACCGTGTCCGGGATGATGTTCCCGACGGTGCCGCCCTGGATCGCGCCGATCGTCACGACGCCGAATTCCTTCGGATCCTTCTCGCGGCTGACGACCGTCTGCACGTCGACGATGAAGCGCGCGGCGATGGCGATCGGGTCGATGGCCTTGTCCGGCGCCGAACCGTGGCCGCCGCGGCCGTTGAACCGGATTTCCAGCGCGTCCGAGTTGGACGATACCGGCCCGGCCTCGAAGCCCACCGTGCCGTATGCGAGCGGCCAGGAATGCAGGGCGAACGCGACATCCGGTTTCGGGAAACGCTTGAACAGGCCGTCGTCCAGCATCGCGCGCGCGCCGGATACGGTTTCCTCGGCCGGCTGGGCGATGAACATCAGCGTGCCTTTCCACTGCGCCTTCAGCTCGACGAGGGTGCGCGCGGCGCCGAGCCACGCGGCCATGTGGACGTCGTGGCCGCAGCTGTGCGTCGTGAACGTCGCGCCGTCCTGCGTGCGGTTGCGGCTGGCGTACGGCAGGCCCGTTTTTTCTTCCATCGGCAAGCCGTCCAGCTCCGTGCGGACGAGCACCGTGGGGCCCGCGCCGTTGCGCAGGATCGCCACGAGACCCGTGCGGCCGACCTTTTCCGTCACCTCGAAGCCCAGCTTGCGCATCTCGCCCGCCAGCTTGCCCGCCGTGCGCACTTCCTGGAACGCGATCTCCGGGTGCGCGTGCAAGTCCTTGTAGACGCCGTCCAGCCACGGGTACATGCCGTCGACCTTGCCGGCGACTTCGGTGTTCAAGGGTGCGGCGGAGGCCGGGACGGCCAGCGCGAGCAGCAACAGGGAGACGGCGGTTCGTTTCAATGCGGGCCTCTTCATGCGGTAACGAAAAGGCAAGCCTAGCACGGGGTCACGCGGCCATGCAAACCCGGTTGCGGCCGCCGTGCTTGGCGGCGTACAACGCGCGGTCGGCCGACTGCAGAAGCGTGGCCGCATCGTCGCCGTGGGCCGGCCAGACCGCCACGCCGAACGATGCGGTCACCGCCGGCAGCAGGACATCGCCCTGCCGCAGCGAGAGGGCTTCGATGGCGGTGCGGATCGTCTCGGCGCAGCGGACCGCGGCGGCGCCGTCGCATTCGGGCAGCACGAGCACGAGTTCTTCGCCGCCGTAGCGGCAGGCGACGTCGCTGCGGCGCACGCCGTCGCGCAGGCACTGGCCGACGGCGCGCAGTACGAGGTCGCCCGCTTCGTGGCCGTACGTGTCGTTCATGTGCTTGAAGCGGTCCAGGTCGATCATCACGACAGCCAGCGCCGCGCGCTTGCGTTCGGCGCGGAACAGTTCGCGCCGCAGCGTCTCGTCGAACCAGCGGCGGTTGTACAGACCCGTGAGCTCGTCCGTGGTCGACTGGCGGCGCAGCACTTCGCGCAGGTTGATGTTGCTGGTGCCGAGCGCGAGCTGTTCGCTGATCGCGGTAGCCGCAGCCTGGTCCATCGCCGCGTCCGGGCCGGCCGGCACGCTCGCGACGAGCAGGCCCAGGACCTCGCCCTGCGAGATCATCGGTACGCACAGGTTCGTGCGGTTCTCCGGCGGCGGCGTGGCGGCGCAGTGCGCGCAATGCATGCCGTCGCCGCTCCCCGCGGCGTGCACGCGGCCGAAGCGCAGCCCCCAGCACTGGTCGGCGCCGACGAGGTCCGGGTGGCCTCCGTCGCCGCCCCACGTGGCGGCCCGCTGCAGGAAGTCGCGCGAATTGCGGTACAGGTAGACGGCGCCGGCGCTGCCGGGCAGCAGCCTGGGCAGGAAGGCCGGCAGCACCTCGCGCAGCTCCTCGGCGCCCGTCAGGCTGTCCATCGCCTGCAGCATCTGCGCGGTGTCCGCCAGGCGCTGGCTGCGCGCCTGGCTCTGGCGCGCCTGCTCGGCCTGGGCTTCGGCCAGCTGGTGCGCCTGCGCGGCACCCTGGGCGCGTTCGCGCAAGGTGCGCGTGGCCACGTACAGCGCGATGCCGATGACGAGGGCGCTGGCGACGCTGGCCGCGATGCCGAGCACCGTGTTGTAGCCGAGCGTCGTGCGCAGGCGGTCGCGCAGCGCGTGCCGGCGCCGTTCCAGCGTATCGATCTGTTCCCCGACCAGGACACGCAGGCGGTCCATGTAGATCTTGCCGCGGCGGTCGCGGACCACGGCGGCGGCGGCATCCGGGCCGCGCTCGCGGCGCAGGGCGACGGTGTCCGCCAGCTCGTCGAGTTTCAGGCGCGACAGGCGTTCGATCTCGCCCAGCGCCGCCCGTTCGGCGGCGGTTTCCGCCAGCGCGACGAGCGCGCGCAGGGCGTCCGGAAACTCGAGCGTGGCGTTGTCGTACGGGGCGAGGAACGCCGCGTCGCCCGTGATGATATAGCCGCGCTGGCCCGTTTCGGCATCTTTCAGCAGGCCGAGCAGGCGGTCGTAGGCGCGCGACTTGTCCGCCACGTCTTTCAACGCCGTCATCGTGGAATCGGCCTCACGGCTGCTGACGAACGGCAGGGCGGCCAGGCAGGCCACGATCACGAGGATCACGGCCGCGAGCCAGCGCAGCCCCGGGTCGCCCATGGCGGGCGCGTGTTCGGCGGGAGGGTTGTCGGTGACGAGCATGGCGTTTCCTTTGGCGGCGGCATCGTCATTTTGCCTCAAGGAAACGCCGGCATTCAAGCGATATATGACGAAACTGATGGTTATTGAACAAATGGCAGCGCGCTTCACTGCCAGGATGTCAATAATGTGTTGGATTCGCCGACAGATTGTGAAAATAAGTTGCCTTCAGTAAATCGTGCGCCGACGTCGATGCTATAGTGGGACTGCCTAGCCCCGCAGACGATTTCCTGGCCCGATCCCCGCCAGCCAACGGCGCGCCGCCGCACCGGCGCCACATCGATCATGAACTCTCCCTATCCGAACTCCGCCGCCATGCATCACGCGGCCACGCACGACGCGGCCACCGGCCTGCCGAACCGCGACGAATTCATGAGCCGCCTCGACAGCGCGCTGGCGACGGCCGCGCGCACCGGCGGCGGCGTCGCCCTGCTGTTCGTGGGCCTGGACGGCACCGTCGCCCCGGGCGCGCTGCCCGCGTTCGCGGCGCGCCTGAGCGCCCGCGTGCGTCGCACCGACGTGGTGGCACGGGTTGCCGACGACGCATTCGCCGTGCTGCTCACGCACCTGGCCGATCCCGCCGCCGATACGCGCGCGCTGGCCGGCAAGATGCTGGCGGCGGCCGCGCCATGCAGTGCGAGCGTCGGCATCGCACTGGACGACGGCAACCTGGATGGCGCGACGCTGGTGACGCGTGCGGAAACGGCGTTGCGGGACGCGCGCGGGCGCGGCGGCAACACGGCCGTGCTGTTCGAGCCGCCCGCGGCGCCGGCGCGGGGCCCCGCGGACGGCGCGCCGCTGCCGCCCGACGAGACGGCGCGCGTGGAAGCCTTGCGCGCGACGCAGCTGCTCGACAGCGAGCCGGACGAACTGTTCGACCGCATCGTGCGCATCGTCTGCACCACGCTGAACGTGCCCGTCAGCCTCGTCTCCCTCGTCGACAGCGACCGCCAGTGGTTCAAGGCGCGCTGCGGCATCGAGGGGCGCGAGACGCCGCGCACCGTCGCGTTCTGCGCCTGGACCGTGCTGGACGACGAGCCGTTCGTGGTGGAGGACGCGGCGCGCGACCCGCGCTTCGCGGACAATCCGCACGTCACCGGTGCGCCGTTCGTGCGCTTTTACGCCGGGGTGCCGCTGCGCAGCGGCGGGCGGCGCATCGGGTCGCTTTGCGCCGTCGATTACGTGCCGCGGACGCTCGGGCCGCAGGACCTGTTGGTGCTGAAGCAGCTCGCGCGCATGGTCGAGGACCTGATCGAACTGCGCACGGCGACGCTGGACGCCGTGCAGAGCCTGAACAACTGGGGCGGGCGGCCGCTGCTGGAGGGCGGCACGGGCGCGCGGCTGCGCCAGCAATTCCTGCGCGACCCGCTGACCGGGATGCCGAACCGCCTCGTCGTGGAAGACGCGATCGCGCGCCATGCGTTGCGCGCGCACGCCGACACCTGCGCGCTGCTGGCCGTCGTCGACGTCGACAACCTGGCGGCCGTCAACGAAGAACACGGCCATGCGAGCGGCGACGCCGTGCTGGTGGCGATCGCGCGCCGGCTGCGCCACCGCGCCGGCCCCGGCGACGTGGCGGCCCGCATCGGCGGCAGCACGTTCCTGCTGTGGCTCCAGTCGGACACGCACGATTGCGCCGAACGGGCGCAGGCCCTGCACCGTGCGCTGAACCGCCCCGTGCAGGTGGCCGGCCGCGTGATCCACGGCAGCGTGACGATGGGACACTGCCATTTCGGGCGTGACGGTAACGACGCGGAGACGCTGCTGGTCCGTGCGCACGCCGCGCTGCGCCATGCCAAATCGCAGGGCCACGGGCTTGCGCGCGCGTACGAGCCCGCGCAGCGGCGCACGAGTGCACGCGCCCTCGAGCACGACCTGCGCGGCGCGCTCGCGCGCGACGAACTGGCGCTCGCGTACCAGCCGAAGGTGGACCTGCGCAGCGGCCGCGTCGTCGGGGTGGAGGCGCTGCTGCGCTGGCAGCATCCCGTGTACGGCATGGTCGCGCCATCCGAATTCATCCCCGTGGCCGAGGAAAGCGGCTTGATCATCCCGATCGGCCAGTGGGTGCTGGACCAGGCCTGCGCCCAGCTGCGTGCCTGGCGCGATGCCGGCCATGCGGGCCTGACGGTGGCCGTGAACCTGTCGGCGCGCCAGTTCCTCGACGACGAGGTGGCGGCGCGCGTCGTGGACACGCTGGCCCGCCACGGCGTGCCGCACGGCGCGCTTGAACTGGAACTGACGGAATCCACGTCGATGCACGACGTGGGACGCAGCATCACGATCATGAAGGAGTTGAAGGCGGCCGGCGTGGTCCTCAGCATCGACGACTTCGGCACCGGCTATTCCAGTCTGGCCTACCTGAAGCGCCTGCCGATCGACAAGGTCAAGATCGACCGAGCGTTCGTCTCCGACCTCGAACAGAGCACGGAATCGCGCGCCATCGTGCGCGCGATCGTGACGGCCGTGCGCTGCCTGGGCCTGGACGTCATCGCCGAAGGCATCGAGCAGCCGGCGCAGGCGCGCCTGCTGATGGCGGATGGCTGCTTCGAGATGCAGGGCTACCATTTCGGCCGGCCTGTCGCCGCGGCGGACTGCCCGCTGGAAGCGCGTTTCGAGTTCGGCGCGCCGGAGGAAGCATGAAGCGGCGCGCACTGGCGGCGCTGCTGGCCCTCGGCCTGGGCGCCCCGGGCGCGCATGCGGCCGCGGAACCGGGCCAGCTGGCGCGGCTGGATGGCCTCGTGCGCAGCGCCGACGCCGGCGCGCTGCCCGCCCTGCTGGCCGCGCAGAACGCGCAGATGGCGGCCGCTTACCCCGAACGGATCGCCTACCTGCACCTGCTGCGACGCGCATATGCGGACCGCGGCGACACCGCCGCGGCAGGCGAGGCCGCCGAGCGGATCGTGCGGATGGCGCAGGCGGAGCACGACGCGCTGAACAAGGCGCTCGGGCAACTGGCGCGCGCCGACGCGGCGGCGGGGCACGGCAAGACGGGCATGCTCGCCGCCGTGAACGACATCGACATCCGCAACGCCGACCTGCGCGACCCGGCATTCACGGCCGCGCTGCAGCAGGCCTACGGCGACGCCTACGTGAAACTGGGCCAGTTCGATTTCGCCCACAGTCATTACCTGAAGGCGCAAGAGATCGCGCGCCAGCATCCCGACCTCCTCGACCCGACGGTGAACGGCCTGCGCCTGGCCATCGCCAAGGTGTACGTGTACACGCGCGCGGCGGACAAGGTGCTGTCCACGCTGGCCGCGATCGGGCCCGATGGCGGCGCGCTGCCGCCGTCGTCCGCCGTGCGGCGGTTCGTCATCGAAGGCATCGCCCACGTCATGCAGGGCCATCCGGACCGGGGCCGCGTCGCGTACTACAAGGGCCTGCAGATCGCGCACGCGAACGGCCTGACCTTGTTGGAGGCGAATGCGCTCGGCAACATTGCCGACAGCTGGCTGGAGGACGGCAACTACGTGGAGGCCGAACGTGCGGCGCGCGCGGCTCTGCCGCTCGCCTTGCGCGCGGGCGATCCGGCCACGCGCCGCATCGCCGAGGCGAACCTCGGCTTCGCGCTGGCCGGGCAGGGCCACGTGGCCGATGGTCTCGTCTACGTCGACCGCGTGGTGGCGGAAGAGCGCGCGGACGGATCCCAGCCGGACCTGGCGAACATGCTGATCGAGAAGAGCCGGATGCTGGAAAAGGCCGGGCAGGTGCGCCAGGCGTTGCAGGCGCTGCAGGAACACCACCAGGTGGCCGCGAAGCTGGCCGCGGCGGAACACGAGAACACGGCGAGGGTGCTGCACGAGCAGTTCGAGGCCCAACGCCGCGCCATCCAGATCG includes:
- a CDS encoding DUF1622 domain-containing protein, which codes for MFEQTEQQVRAWVEWLRLLVEAMGACVIAAGVVIVIVGLVRYALARGSSFIPIRLAFARYLTLALELQLAADVLSTSVAPTWDRIGKLAAIAVIRTALNYFLNREMKEEAAGAEPSPAKPSA
- a CDS encoding GNAT family N-acetyltransferase, with the protein product MPAIRTLHPDDWPIYRDLRLRALADSPQAFGSTHAEESQRTDDIWAARLAAPALGSHLQGWPFAMEVDGTPVGLAWVKMEGAHASVYQVWVAPEARGRGVGAALLDAAITWARARKASEVRLDVTAGDGAAARLYRRMGFVDVGAPVPMPGRTTFEQAMVLTLGA
- a CDS encoding TauD/TfdA dioxygenase family protein; amino-acid sequence: MTMSAVLQTRQHFDVTPFDAPLGAEVVGLDLSLPLDAEDFNRLHRAHLAHHVLVFREQHITPAQQAAFSRRWGPLQIHVLRQFQLPSQPEVLVVSNIRENGQPIGLGDAGHFWHSDLSYKDKPSLGSMLHAQELPATGGDTLFANQHTAWERLPGYLQRAVRHAKAEHSYLARYADLQKKNPWRPNLTQAQIDEVKPVVQPVVRTHPETGRLALFVSEHFTTKIVGMSDDESRALLAELFDHSTRAEHVYRHRWQPHDMVFWDNRSVMHLAAGCPDDQRRKLYRTTIEGDAPY
- a CDS encoding ABC transporter substrate-binding protein, translating into MRKPFYQFAAALGLASLVAAAPAHAEGKLRVAQQFGITYLLLNVAQDQKLIEKHGQKQGVPVSVEWVQLSGGNAVNDALLSGSIDVAGAGVGPLLTIWDRTAGRQNVKGVASLGNYPYYLVSTNPDVKTIADFSDKDRIALPAVTVSVQARFLQMAAAKRWGTGEYARLDRYTQTLPHPDAAAAVVAGRTEINGHFATPPFQEQELAGNPKAHIVLNSYDVLGGPSSGTVLYATEKYVKENPKTTRAFIDALAEAADIATKNPELAADAYLRVTKAKIDRAFLVKILKNPQFQYKVAPTNTYGLAQFLFQAGAIKKQPATWRDYFFDHPALASGS
- a CDS encoding ABC transporter ATP-binding protein, yielding MNVLPFQVVPNAPLLRAQGVTIEYPAAQGVVQATHDVSFDVWRGDRFVLLGPSGCGKSTLLKAVGGFIAPRAGSLQLDGRDITGPGRDRIVVFQEFDQLAPWKTVRQNVMFPLLAGKMPKREAEARALYWIGKVGLSRFLDAYPHTLSGGMKARVAIARALAMQPEILLMDEPFAALDALTRRRMHEELQALWEEVRFTMLFVTHSIEEALVVGNRILLLSPHPGRVRAELNSHQFGLHSAGGAEFQATAGRIHDLLFGGGDVADEPARAVQS
- a CDS encoding ABC transporter permease; amino-acid sequence: MSAVLRNEPPVRPEYVLPLLPAPADAAPRPYPLALRLWRSGWPRKLVLLAVLAIVWELAARWAGNDLLLPGFVQTARALGDGVVSGELPRYVGVSLWTLLQGYAAGVVGAFVLTTLAMSTRIGRDVLETLTAMLNPLPAIALLPLALLWFGLGQGSLVFVLMHSVLWPLALATYAGFRAVPETLRMAGRNYGLGPLAIVTQILVPAALPAILSGLKIGWAFAWRTLIAAELVFGTTSGKGGLGWYIYQSRNELFTDRVFAGLAAVIAIGLLFEHLVFQSVERLTIRRWGMQR
- a CDS encoding DUF5710 domain-containing protein; translation: MTFLNVPYAEKDEARALGARWNPGRKRWYVPTGVALEPFQKWLKEGASTGRTDSAAAKLMVGANYVELDHACNPFEPCAECAKALAGTPWEQARAALSRR
- a CDS encoding amidohydrolase, whose translation is MKRPALKRTAVSLLLLALAVPASAAPLNTEVAGKVDGMYPWLDGVYKDLHAHPEIAFQEVRTAGKLAGEMRKLGFEVTEKVGRTGLVAILRNGAGPTVLVRTELDGLPMEEKTGLPYASRNRTQDGATFTTHSCGHDVHMAAWLGAARTLVELKAQWKGTLMFIAQPAEETVSGARAMLDDGLFKRFPKPDVAFALHSWPLAYGTVGFEAGPVSSNSDALEIRFNGRGGHGSAPDKAIDPIAIAARFIVDVQTVVSREKDPKEFGVVTIGAIQGGTVGNIIPDTVQVRGTIRSYSPEVRTKLLDGVRRVANASAAMADAPAPDVRLIPGGAAIVNDAALVRRTEAIFQDAFGAKNAVRMPAMTASEDFSVYANEGIPSMFFFTGVYAPEVVAEAQRAGGKPLAFNHSPYYAPVPEPSIKTAARAMSLAVLGVLARL
- a CDS encoding diguanylate cyclase: MLVTDNPPAEHAPAMGDPGLRWLAAVILVIVACLAALPFVSSREADSTMTALKDVADKSRAYDRLLGLLKDAETGQRGYIITGDAAFLAPYDNATLEFPDALRALVALAETAAERAALGEIERLSRLKLDELADTVALRRERGPDAAAAVVRDRRGKIYMDRLRVLVGEQIDTLERRRHALRDRLRTTLGYNTVLGIAASVASALVIGIALYVATRTLRERAQGAAQAHQLAEAQAEQARQSQARSQRLADTAQMLQAMDSLTGAEELREVLPAFLPRLLPGSAGAVYLYRNSRDFLQRAATWGGDGGHPDLVGADQCWGLRFGRVHAAGSGDGMHCAHCAATPPPENRTNLCVPMISQGEVLGLLVASVPAGPDAAMDQAAATAISEQLALGTSNINLREVLRRQSTTDELTGLYNRRWFDETLRRELFRAERKRAALAVVMIDLDRFKHMNDTYGHEAGDLVLRAVGQCLRDGVRRSDVACRYGGEELVLVLPECDGAAAVRCAETIRTAIEALSLRQGDVLLPAVTASFGVAVWPAHGDDAATLLQSADRALYAAKHGGRNRVCMAA
- a CDS encoding EAL domain-containing protein, whose product is MNSPYPNSAAMHHAATHDAATGLPNRDEFMSRLDSALATAARTGGGVALLFVGLDGTVAPGALPAFAARLSARVRRTDVVARVADDAFAVLLTHLADPAADTRALAGKMLAAAAPCSASVGIALDDGNLDGATLVTRAETALRDARGRGGNTAVLFEPPAAPARGPADGAPLPPDETARVEALRATQLLDSEPDELFDRIVRIVCTTLNVPVSLVSLVDSDRQWFKARCGIEGRETPRTVAFCAWTVLDDEPFVVEDAARDPRFADNPHVTGAPFVRFYAGVPLRSGGRRIGSLCAVDYVPRTLGPQDLLVLKQLARMVEDLIELRTATLDAVQSLNNWGGRPLLEGGTGARLRQQFLRDPLTGMPNRLVVEDAIARHALRAHADTCALLAVVDVDNLAAVNEEHGHASGDAVLVAIARRLRHRAGPGDVAARIGGSTFLLWLQSDTHDCAERAQALHRALNRPVQVAGRVIHGSVTMGHCHFGRDGNDAETLLVRAHAALRHAKSQGHGLARAYEPAQRRTSARALEHDLRGALARDELALAYQPKVDLRSGRVVGVEALLRWQHPVYGMVAPSEFIPVAEESGLIIPIGQWVLDQACAQLRAWRDAGHAGLTVAVNLSARQFLDDEVAARVVDTLARHGVPHGALELELTESTSMHDVGRSITIMKELKAAGVVLSIDDFGTGYSSLAYLKRLPIDKVKIDRAFVSDLEQSTESRAIVRAIVTAVRCLGLDVIAEGIEQPAQARLLMADGCFEMQGYHFGRPVAAADCPLEARFEFGAPEEA